One window of the Emcibacter sp. genome contains the following:
- a CDS encoding GNAT family N-acetyltransferase — translation MAEQVTVKNTPKLHLDWNNLAQMEWDSLLEEVGYSALQQSWGYGSALKERRAKVRRIVAYEGNRPVALAQVIIRSWFGIVKVASLMRGPVWLGDVTPAMKKEVFSLLRRLYARRKLRFLFITPEDWHQEEGNLLEQACLKQVVTGYTTLFLDLNKSEQDLWAGLYGKWRNQVRRAEKEELFVHFGDHLHPRAEWLLSREKKQQRDKNYKALPVGLVDAFARHSLGRDVVTTAFVFKKGANPERDDPVAGAVFLRHGTSATYHIGWNGREGRKLQAMNILLWKSILELKRKGSCLLDIGGINTADGAEIARFKLSTGGEVVTLPGTYL, via the coding sequence ATGGCAGAACAAGTGACCGTAAAAAATACTCCCAAACTTCACCTGGACTGGAACAATCTGGCCCAGATGGAATGGGATAGTCTGCTTGAGGAGGTTGGCTATAGCGCCCTGCAACAATCCTGGGGATATGGCTCGGCGTTAAAGGAAAGACGGGCAAAAGTACGCCGGATTGTCGCCTATGAAGGCAACAGGCCGGTGGCGCTCGCCCAGGTGATCATCCGGTCATGGTTCGGCATCGTAAAGGTTGCGTCGCTCATGCGCGGCCCGGTATGGCTGGGAGATGTCACGCCAGCCATGAAAAAGGAAGTATTTTCGCTGTTGCGCAGGCTTTATGCCCGCCGCAAGCTGCGTTTTCTCTTTATCACGCCCGAGGACTGGCACCAGGAGGAGGGGAACCTGCTGGAGCAGGCCTGCCTGAAGCAGGTGGTCACCGGTTATACGACTCTGTTTCTTGACCTGAACAAAAGCGAACAGGATCTTTGGGCTGGCCTTTATGGTAAATGGAGGAATCAGGTACGCCGCGCAGAAAAGGAAGAACTGTTTGTTCATTTTGGTGACCATTTGCATCCCCGCGCCGAATGGCTTCTCTCCCGTGAAAAAAAGCAACAGCGGGATAAAAACTACAAGGCGTTGCCGGTGGGACTGGTCGATGCATTTGCCCGGCACAGTCTGGGCCGTGATGTTGTGACGACGGCGTTTGTCTTTAAGAAAGGCGCCAACCCGGAGAGGGACGATCCGGTTGCCGGAGCTGTATTCCTCAGGCATGGCACCTCGGCGACCTATCATATCGGCTGGAACGGGCGCGAAGGCCGAAAACTGCAAGCCATGAATATCCTGTTGTGGAAATCAATCCTTGAACTGAAACGGAAGGGAAGCTGTCTGCTGGATATTGGCGGAATCAACACGGCTGACGGTGCCGAGATTGCCCGCTTCAAACTCAGCACCGGCGGGGAAGTTGTGACCCTGCCCGGAACCTACCTGTGA
- the motB gene encoding flagellar motor protein MotB, with the protein MADERPIIIKRIKKVSGGAHGGAWKVAYADFVTAMMAFFLLLWLMNATTEEQRSGLADYFSPTSASTSSSSGSGDILGGVSLNTDGAQSSAVTVSIPDQSQTLIKKQDGEGGENQSQSEEEQSLEEMMAQREQDFFEEMSEKLRQSIQESPELAELQDQLLIDITEDGMRIQLVDKDNRAMFKPGTAELYGYAEKMIAKVSGVVEKMPNRISISGHTDSSNFAKGANYTNWELSADRANSSRRVLLRKGVPSDRFAEVLGKADTEPLLPDRPRRAENRRITILLLREAPTLPRGFL; encoded by the coding sequence ATGGCGGATGAACGCCCGATAATAATCAAAAGAATTAAAAAAGTTTCCGGTGGTGCCCATGGAGGCGCCTGGAAAGTGGCTTATGCTGACTTCGTGACGGCGATGATGGCCTTTTTCCTGCTGCTGTGGCTTATGAACGCCACCACCGAGGAACAACGTTCAGGTCTTGCCGACTATTTCTCCCCGACCTCTGCCAGTACAAGCAGTTCTTCCGGCTCCGGCGATATCCTGGGCGGCGTATCGCTGAATACGGACGGGGCCCAGTCCAGTGCCGTCACCGTCTCCATTCCCGACCAGTCACAAACCCTGATCAAGAAACAGGACGGAGAAGGTGGTGAAAACCAGTCACAGAGCGAAGAGGAACAATCCCTTGAAGAGATGATGGCCCAGCGAGAACAGGACTTCTTTGAGGAAATGTCCGAGAAGCTGCGCCAGAGCATCCAGGAAAGTCCGGAACTCGCCGAGCTTCAGGATCAGCTTCTGATCGACATCACCGAAGACGGCATGCGCATCCAACTGGTCGACAAGGACAACCGGGCAATGTTCAAACCTGGCACGGCCGAACTCTACGGCTATGCGGAAAAAATGATCGCCAAGGTGTCCGGGGTAGTTGAAAAAATGCCCAACAGGATTTCCATTTCCGGCCACACAGATTCGAGCAATTTTGCCAAAGGCGCCAACTACACCAACTGGGAACTGAGCGCGGACCGGGCCAATAGCAGTCGCCGTGTTCTGCTGAGAAAAGGCGTCCCTTCCGACCGTTTTGCAGAAGTTCTCGGCAAGGCAGACACAGAGCCGCTCTTGCCGGACCGTCCACGCCGGGCTGAAAACCGCAGGATAACCATCCTTCTGTTGCGCGAAGCGCCCACTCTCCCACGTGGTTTCCTTTGA
- a CDS encoding threonine ammonia-lyase gives MNQTEKTATLPISFEDVKKAEQALKGAIIRTPTTRSLTLSSITGSNIFIKFENLQFTASFKERGALNKLMSLTDEQKKSGVIAASAGNHAQGVAYHGARLGIPTTIVMPVNTPFVKVSQTEEHGANVVLFGERFDDTAVRARELAEEHGYTLVHPFDDPAVMAGQGTIGLEMMEDVPDLDVIVVPVGGGGLISGVATAAKAINPKIEIIGVQAERFPSLYRALHKQEYEPKGSTLAEGIAVKTIGQHTLKVCEELVDNTLLVTEESLERAVSMLMTIEKTVPEGAGAAPLSAVLSHPELFRDKKVGLILSGGNIDPRLLASLLMRGLVRDGRITRLRIELLDVPGALAQISGIIGGLGGNIIDVSHHRLFTELPAKETYSNVTLETRDRQHLQDILEALRARGFVVHMNRSQDL, from the coding sequence ATGAACCAGACTGAGAAGACAGCCACACTTCCCATATCCTTCGAGGATGTCAAAAAAGCAGAACAGGCTCTGAAGGGCGCGATTATCCGCACCCCGACCACCCGTTCCCTGACTTTGTCCTCAATCACCGGCTCAAACATTTTTATCAAGTTTGAAAACCTGCAGTTTACCGCCTCCTTCAAGGAACGGGGCGCACTGAACAAACTGATGTCGCTCACAGACGAGCAGAAAAAATCCGGTGTCATTGCCGCGTCAGCCGGCAACCATGCCCAGGGTGTTGCTTATCATGGCGCAAGGCTCGGTATCCCGACAACCATCGTCATGCCGGTGAACACCCCCTTCGTCAAGGTCAGCCAGACCGAAGAGCACGGCGCCAATGTCGTCCTGTTTGGCGAACGTTTTGACGATACCGCCGTTCGCGCCCGTGAACTTGCTGAGGAGCATGGTTATACACTGGTCCATCCGTTTGACGATCCGGCCGTAATGGCCGGCCAGGGCACAATCGGTCTGGAAATGATGGAAGACGTGCCGGACCTTGATGTGATTGTCGTCCCCGTTGGCGGCGGCGGCCTGATTTCCGGCGTTGCCACAGCTGCCAAGGCAATCAATCCAAAAATCGAAATCATCGGTGTACAGGCGGAACGGTTCCCCTCCCTCTATCGGGCTCTCCACAAGCAGGAATATGAACCAAAGGGATCCACTCTGGCAGAAGGTATCGCCGTCAAGACAATCGGGCAACATACCCTGAAAGTCTGCGAGGAACTTGTCGACAACACCCTGCTGGTCACCGAAGAAAGTCTTGAACGCGCTGTCAGCATGCTGATGACCATCGAAAAAACCGTACCCGAAGGCGCCGGTGCGGCCCCCCTGTCTGCCGTTCTGTCACATCCGGAACTGTTCCGGGATAAAAAGGTCGGCCTGATCCTCAGCGGCGGTAACATCGACCCGCGCCTTCTGGCGTCCCTGCTGATGCGGGGGCTGGTCCGTGACGGCCGCATCACTCGTCTCAGGATCGAGCTTCTGGACGTCCCGGGCGCCCTCGCCCAGATATCCGGTATCATCGGCGGTCTTGGCGGCAACATCATCGACGTTTCCCACCACCGGCTGTTCACTGAACTGCCGGCCAAGGAAACCTATTCAAACGTCACCCTGGAAACCCGGGACCGGCAGCATCTTCAGGACATTCTGGAAGCCCTGCGGGCCAGGGGTTTTGTGGTCCACATGAACCGGTCCCAGGATCTGTAG